The genomic stretch CTGAGAGTGACTAATGGAATTGACGATTGACGATTTTCGATTGACGATTAATTTTCAATTTCCGATTGCCGATCGTCGATTGAAAATCGCACATCGACAATTAATCGACAATCGTCAATCGACAATCGAAAATCTCTTGTGTTGTTGACACTCAAATTGCCCGGCCGGGTAGCTTGTTCCGGCTCCTTCTGCAGAGGGAGCTGGGAGATGGTGAAGCTGCCCGGTCTTTTTTTCCGGGTGAGCGAACTAACGGTAGACGTCGCGACGATGCGCAATGCGATGGATCACAACGCGGCGGATATGATCTTCAATGGTGTAGACGATCCGATAACGACCGATACGGATGCGGTAGGTGTTCGGAGATCCCGTCAGTTTTTCCGTACGGATCGTCCGGGGGTTCTCGACCAGGTGACGGACAGTGTTCGTGACGGATGCGGCGATCTGAGAGGGAAGATGGTTGAGCTGTCGTTCGGCCGAGCTGGTATAGAAGACGCTATACAAGGCCAGCTCGCTTCAGCGAGGCATGGACTTTCGCCATGGGAACCAGTTTTTCGTGCCGGTGAGCCTTGAGGTAGGCGATGTCATCACAATCCTCAACGAGATCCACAAGCTTGCGGTATTCGCGGACAGGCAACTGGACCGCTCGCGTGCGACCTCTGCCATCAACGATGAACTGGGTGTGTAGCGTAATCATCGATCATCTCCTTGGCGGTGACAGATTCCGCAAAACGTATATTCCCAGTATAGCCGACATGCGACAGAGTGTCAAAGAAGCGCAGGCTGGAGTTATGGTAGAATGAACGCGAATACACACCAACGGATGCGACTGCGGACAGTGCCAAGTTCGCTCGCCGCTGCGAAGCCGAAGCGGCCTCGCTTCGGCGTAGCAGGGTTCGCTGCCCTCAGGCCCTTCTCTTTTTTCTCTCCCTCTCCCGCTCAAAGACGATATCAGATATCGAAGTGGCATTTCATATCTGATATCGCCTCAGACTCCAACTGGAGCCAGTCTAGCGGCGGCAACACCACGGTCAATTTAGACCGCGTGGCTCAAGAGTTTGATCGTGGCGAGGTGATGAGCGGCCTGATGCAGTCGCTCATCTGCGGTAATCAACGTGGCCCCAAGATTCTTTGCAGCGGCGAGGTAGCAAGAGTCATAGTACGTCAGACGGCTGCGGTGGGACAGGTCGGCGGCTTGGTGCAGGAGCACTTCCGTGGGCGCGATCAATTCCAACTGAAAGCGCAAGATGTCGCTCAGCGCAGCTTGGGTGTCGGACAAGGTGAAATCACGCTTGAAGCGGAGGGCATTGCCGACTTCGTAGAGCAAGAGATCTGGAGCGGCCAACAAGACATCGCCCGCCAGATGACGCTGCCGCAACTTCAGCGCGTGAGGCGAGTCAGTTTCCTGCAGGAACCATTTCAGGACGACCGAGGCGTCAACAACCGCAATCATCGTGCTTCGCGAATTTTGCGAAGCACGGCAACACTCTCAAAGCCAGGCTCAGGCTTGCCGCAGCGTTTGCGCAGCGCGTCCATGTGGCGTGCGGCCTGGCGCATCGTGGCGACGTCCCTGAGGCGGGATTTGATGAATTCTTCCACGGTGAATT from Candidatus Omnitrophota bacterium encodes the following:
- a CDS encoding type II toxin-antitoxin system RelE/ParE family toxin — translated: MYSVFYTSSAERQLNHLPSQIAASVTNTVRHLVENPRTIRTEKLTGSPNTYRIRIGRYRIVYTIEDHIRRVVIHRIAHRRDVYR
- a CDS encoding type II toxin-antitoxin system VapC family toxin; protein product: MIAVVDASVVLKWFLQETDSPHALKLRQRHLAGDVLLAAPDLLLYEVGNALRFKRDFTLSDTQAALSDILRFQLELIAPTEVLLHQAADLSHRSRLTYYDSCYLAAAKNLGATLITADERLHQAAHHLATIKLLSHAV